Within Conexibacter woesei DSM 14684, the genomic segment CGGTGACCTTCAGCAGCGTGCCGGCGGAGCCGCCGAGCGCGGCGACGCTTTCCAGCAGCCGCTCGAGCGCGAGCTCCGCCTGCTCGCGGAACGTCACGGGCGCGCCGTGCGGGTCGGCGCCGAGCTGGCCGCTGGTGAGGATCAGCTCGCCCTTGCGGACGGCGGCCGAGTAGCTGGGCGACGCGCTCGGTGCCGCGACGTGGCCGTCAGGGCGCAGGTCCTGGGTCATCTTGGATCTCCTCTTCGCGTGCCGGCCGCGGACGGCCGGCGTGGTCGTCGTGGGAGAGGCGGCGGCGGGACCGGGTGAGAGGAGGACACCCGCTCGCGCACTCTCGGCGCGACACCCTACCTGCACGCTCAAGGGCTGGAGGCGGGTCTGCTGGTCCCTTCCAGCGCCGTCACGGCTGCGCTTGGGCGTCGAGTCGCGCCTGGAGGCCGTCGAGAATGAGCGCGAGCTTGCGCTCGACGTGTGCGTGGGGATCGGCGACGATCGCCTCGATCGCCGCGCGCGTCGCCGGCGGGCAGGTTTCGAGGCGCCGGCGCAGCGCCTCCGGGGCGGGAGTGCCGGGGTCGGGCAGTCGCGCTGCCTGCGCGGCGCCGTCGTGGACGAGGTCGAGGACGGCGTCGACGGCGAGCACCGCGTCCTCGACGCTGAGGCCGCGCTCCTGGAGTGCCTCGACGGTCGCGACCATTCGGTCGGTGGAGACGGTCTCGAGCCGGTGCGGGTCGGCGAGCGCGACGCCGGCGTGACTGGTGAGCACGTCCCACAGCAGCGCCGCCTCCGCTTCGAGCAAGGAGCGCCAGCCCGTTTCGGCGGAGGGCAGGGGCGTCCGGCGCAGCAGCTCCCCGAGTGCTGCCGCGAGCAGCTCCTCGTGGCTGTCGACGTAGCGGTAGAGCGCTGAGGGCGAGGTGCTCAGCCGGCGCGCGACGGTCTGCATCGTCACGTCCTCGATGCCGTCCTGCAACGCCGCCTCGATGATCGCGGCGCGGCTGAGGCGCGGTCGGGGGCCCGGACGGACGGCGTCGTGCGTGGGGCGAACGGGCGACATCGGGCAAGCGTAGCGAGATGGCGAATGCTGTTCGCGAATGCCATTCTCGAATATGTTAGGGTGACCTAACTATGACCCGTCTCGTATCGACTCTTCTGGCGCTGCTCAGCGCCGCGCTGTTCGTCGCGGGGTGCGGCGGCGGCGACGACGCGCGCTCCGCTTCGACCGCGGGGTCGTCGACGACGGCCAGCAGCGCGGCCGCCGCCGATGCCTTCCCCGTCACCGTCCGTCACGCGCAGGGCACCGCGACGATTCCCGGCCCGCCCAGACGGGTCGTGGCGCTCGGCGCCGCCGACGTGCAGATCGCGCGTGCGCTGGGCGCCGAGCTGGTCGGCGCCTCGACCAACGACTCCAGCCCCGACGGACAGTGGCTCGGCGTCGATCCGCCGCTGCCGGGCTCGGTCGCGAAGCTGCCGGCGATCGAGCCCGACATCGAGCGGATCGCGTCGCTGCGGCCTGACCTGATCCTCATCACGACGGCGCAGCCGAGCTACTCGAGGCTGTACGAGACGCTCGCGAAGATCGCGCCCGTGATCTCCTATCGCAAGGGCCTGCTGGAGGACAGCGGCGACGACCTCACCCGCCTGATCGGGGCGGCACTCGGCCGCAGCGAGCAGGCCGAGGCGCTGATCGCCAGATCCGGCCGGCAGCTCGACGCGTTCGCGCGGGAGCATCGGGAGCTCGAGGGCAAGCGCATCGTGTTCGGCCAGCACGCCGCCCGCACGACGTACCTCGTCGTCGCCGCGACCGCGCCGAGCACGGTCGCGTTCGAGCGGCTGGGCATGCGGTTGCCCGGCTCGCTCGCCAAGCTCCCGGTGCAGGCCGCGCCGGGCATCGCGGTGATCTCGGAGGAGAAGCTCGGTCTGCTCGACGCCGCCGACTACGTCGTGCTCGGCGTGGCCTCCCCGGCGGTGGGGAGGACGTTCCTCGCCGGCCCGGTCGTCTCGCGCCTCGGCATCACCGAGCGAGGCGGCATCCGCTTCATCGACTTCAACGAGGCGACGGTGCTGTTGGCGCCCAACCCGGCCGTGACCGGGACGCTGCTCGACCTGCTCCAGGAGCTGCTGCGTGAGCGGTGAGACGACGTCGGTCCCGGCGCGGCAGCTGTTGCGCGCGGCGATCGACGAGCGGCGCGCGCGGCTGCTCCTGACCGTCGCCGGCGTCCGCGCCGTCGAGCGCGTCGCCGAGCGGTTCACGCGCGTGCGGCTCCAGGGCGACGGGCTGCGCGCCTACCGCGACGCCCGCCCCGCCGACGCCTTCAAGCTCCACCTCCCGTCGGCGCCGCACGCTCCGGTCCCGCTGCCCACCTACGACGAGCGCGGGCGGGCACGGTGGCCGGCCGCTGTCGGCCGGCCGGCGACGCGGCCCTTCACGGTCGTCGACGCCGACCCGCAGGCCGGCACGCTCGCCTTCGACGTCCTCTCGCAGCCGGGCGGCGCGACCGCCGGCTGGCTGGACGGCGCCATGGTCGGCGATCGGGTCAGTCTCACCGGCATGCGCACCGACTTCGTCGACTGCGACGCTGCCGAGCACCTGCTGCTCGTCGGGGACGCAAGCGCACTGCCGGCGGTCGCGGCGATCATCCGCTCGGTCCCGGCGCGCAAGCGCCTGACCGCCGTCGTCGACCTCGACGCGGCCGACCTCCCGCTGCTGCCTGCGCACCCGCGGCTCGACGTCGTCGGCGCCGCACCCGGCACGCTCGCCGAAGCGCTCCGCGACGTCGCGCTCGGCATGCCGACCCAGGTCTGGATCGGCGCCGAGTCGGAGGCCGTCCGGCGCGCTCGCCGCGTCGTGCTCGATGAGCTGCGGGTCCACCCCGACGCGCTGCACGCCAGCGGCTACTGGAAACGCGGCAGCGACGGCGACGCGCACTTCGACGCGTCGCTGGAGCGCTTCAACGTGGCCCGCGACGCCGGCCGTGATGTCGGCGACCCCGGGCTCCTGCAGCAGCTCGCGTTCGAGTGACCGCCCTGCATCGTGCGCCATCGCCCGCCGCGCTCACCGCCGCTCCAGCCGGACCTCCGGCAGCAGCCGGGCGAGCGGTGCCGGGAGCCACCAGGCGCGGCGGCCCATCAGCTGCATCGCGGCGGGCACGATCAGGCAGCGGATGATGACCGCGTCGACGAAGATCGCCACGGCCATGCCGAAGCCGGTCTGCTGGAGCAGCCGTTCCGGGCTGAGCATGAAGGCGCCGAAGATCACGACCATGATCGCGCCCGCCGCGGTGATCACCGAGCCGGTGTGGGCCAGCCCCTCCCGTACGGCGTGGGAGGGGTCGTCGTCGGAGCGGGTCCACTCCTCGTGGATCCGGGAGATCAGGAAGATCTCGTAGTCCATCGAGAGCCCGAAGACGATCGCGAAGACCATCACGGGCAGATACGCCTCGATCGGGCCGGGCTCCACGCCGAACCAGCCGTGCTGGAACACGAGCGTCATCGCGCCGAGCGCGGCGCCGATGCTGAGCAGGTTCAGCAGCGCGGCCTTCAGCGGGATCAGCAGCGAGCGGAACACCGTCATCAGCAGCAGCACCGAGAGGCCGACGACGATGGCCATGAACAGCGGCAGCCGGTCGGAGATCTTGCCGGCGTAGTCCTCAGAGGCGGCCGTCGGTCCGCCGACGAGGTACTGCGCGCCGGTCTGCGCGGACAGCTCCGGGAGCACGTCGTCGCGCAGCGTGCCGACGAGCTCGGAGGTCTCCTCGTCCTGCGGTGCGGAGGCGGGGAAGACGAGGACGGTCGCGGCCTCGCCGTCCGGCGTGGGCACCGGGTCCGCGGCGGCCTGGACGCCCGGGGTGTCGCTGAGCGCCCGCGTCGCCGCGGCGGCGGCCGGCTCGGCACCGTCCGGCCCGCCGTCGGTCACGACCAGCAGCGGGCCGTTGAATCCGGGGCCGAAGCCTTCGGAGAGCAGGTCGTACGCCTGCCGGCTGGTGCTGTCCGGCGTGTCGCTGCCCGCGTCGGAGAAGCCGAGCCGCATGCCCAGCGCGGGGAGGGCGAGGGCGCCGAGGAGCACCGCCGCCGCCACCAGGGCGACCAGCGGGCGCCGCTGCACCACGGCTGCGAGCCGGCGCCATCCGGTGCCTTCGGGGGCTCTGCCATTGGCCGCTCGCCGCTCGGCGCGGCTGGTGAACTGGCGGGCGAAGCGGCGGCCGAAGATGCCGAGCAGCGCAGGCAGCAGGGTCAGGGCGGCGACCATCGTCACCAGCACGGTCAGCGCGACGGACAGCGCCATGCCCTGCAGCGAGCCGAGGCCGAAGGCGACGAGGCCGAGCAGCGCCAGGATGACGGTGCAGCCGGCGAAGCACACCGAACGGCCCGCGGCGTCCATCGCGTTGACGGTCGCCTCCTCCGGCTCCGTGCCGCGCACCAGCTCGGCGCGGTAGCGGGCGAAGATCAGCAGCGCGTAGTCGATGCCGACGCCGAGGCCGACCAGGCTCATCACCGGCGGCGTCCAGTCGGCAATCGTGAAGACGTGCGACGCGACGACGATGACGCCGACCGTGGACCCGACGGCGAACAGGGCGATGACGATCGGCAGCCCGGCGGCGACGACCGTGCCGAACATCAGGACCAGGATGACGAGCGCGGCCAGCAGGCCCACGCCCTCCGCGGCGCCGGTCCCGCCTTCCGCAAGCCGCCGCGCTGCGTCGCCGCCCAGCTCGACCTGGAGCCCGTCGCCCGCGACCTCCTGGGCGGTGTCGAAGATGCGCCGGGTGTCGGCCTTGGGCATGTCCTCCGACGGCGTCTCGAGCACCACGGTGGCGTAGCCGATCGTGCCGTCCTCGGAGATCGCGCCCTCGCCGTCGTACAGGCTGTGGACCTGGCCGACCTGAGGCAGCCCCGCGACGTCGTCGAGCATCGCCTCGACGCGCTGCGCGACGGCTGGGTCGCGCAGGCCGCCGTCGTCGTGCAGAACGATCTCGACGGTGTCCCCGGCGCGGGCGGCGCCGTGCTCGGCCAGCACGTCGGCCGCCTGCTGCGACTCGGTTCCCGGCAGCGCGAAGTCGTTGCGGTAGTCGTCGCCCGCGATCGACGCGACGGTCCAGACGCCGACCAGGACCGCCACCCACAGGATCACGGCGAGCCACCGGCGGCGGTGGGCGAAGCTCGCGATGCGGACGAACACGCCCTGCCGCGAGGCTGGACGGGTGTGCGCCTCTCGGTCCGGCTGAGTGAGGGTCATGGCCCGAGCAGCGAGCCGAGATTGCCCGTCGGGCCGAGGTGGGCGAGCTTGTCGGGGTTGGCGATCGAGCTGACGCCCTGGATCTGGCCGCGACCGATGTCGAGCACGACCACGCCGATCAACCGCTCGCTGCCGTCGAGCGCGAGGGCTCCCGGGCTGCCGTTGATCTCCGCCGGCCGGATCTGCAGTCGCGTGGTGCCGTCGCCGAGCGAGGCCCACTTGGTCCAGTAGTTGATCAGCGTGCGTGCGACACGGCTGCGGCCGCGCAGCGCCCGCGCCAGGGCGGGAGCCTTTCCGCCGCCGTCGCCGGTCAGCACCACGTCCTGCGCCAGCAGCGCCTCCAGCCCGGCGAGATCGCCGTGCTCGGCGGCCTCGAAGAACCGCCGTGCCAGCTCCTCGCGCTCCTCGCGCGTCGTCTGGAAGCGGGGCCGCCGCTGCTCGACGTGGCGCCGTGCTCGCGTCGCGAGCTGACGGACGTTGTCCGGGCTCTTGCCGATGATGCGCGCGATCTGCGCGTGGTCGTAGTCGAACACGTCGCGCAGCAGCAGCACCGCGCGCTGCTCCGGAGACAGGCTCTCCAGCAGCGCCAGCAGCGCCAGCGACAGCGAGTCGGCCATCTCCGCGTGCTGCGCCGGGTCGTCGCGACCGTCGGTGATGATCGGCTCGGGAAGCCATTCGCCGACGTACCGCTCTCGGCGGGCGCGCGCCGACCGCAGCTCGTTGATCGCCAGCCGCGTCGTGACGGTCGCCACGAGACCGCGCGGCGACTGGCCCTCTTCGCTGACGTCGAGCGCGCGATGGACGCGCAGCAGCGCCTCCTGGACGATGTCCTCGGCCTCCGAGACGCTGCCCAGCATCCGGTACGCGATCGCGAAGGACACCGGCCGCAGCTCCTCGAGCAGTTGCTCGCGATCGGTCATGCCGGTCATGCCGCTGCGACCCCGTGCCGCCGGCGTGTCATCGATGTGCTCATGCCCGTTAAACAAGACAGCGCGTGCCGTTGTGACACCGCGCTCGCACCGAAAGCCAGCTTGGTCAAGCTTGGCCAAGCGAATGCTACGATTGCGGCATGCGCGTGAACGTCGGGCAAGCGAAGACCGATCTCTCGAAGCTGCTCGCCCGCGTGGAGGCGGGTGAGGACATCGAGATCGCGCGCGACGGGGTGCCGGTGGCGAGGCTCGTGAGAGCGGACCCGGTGCAGCCGGGGCGGCGCTTCCTCGCCGCCGAGGGCTCACTGGCGGGCGCGATCGAGATCGGCGAGGCGTTCGAGCTCACCGACGCGGAGCTCGACGAGATCCTCGACGATCCAGCGTGAGGCTGCTGCTCGACACGCACGTCGTCCTCTGGCAGCTGAGTGGGCAGCGGCAGTTGGGCGATGGAGCGAGAGCGGCGATCGCAGCCGCGGAGGAGCTGGCGTTCAGCGTCGTCTCGTACGCGGAGATCGGCGTCAAGGCCGGGGTCGGCAAGCTCACCGTCCCCGACGACCTCGACACGCACGTCGCGAACGCGGGCATCCGCATGCTCGGCCTCTCCGCCGCGCACGGCCTCGCCGTCGCGAAGCTGCCGCTGCATCACCGGGACCCCTTCGACCGCCTTCTGATCGCGCAGGCGCGCGAGGAGGGCTACACGCTCCTCAGCGCGGATCGGCGCGTGCGCGCGTACGACGTCCCGGTGCTGGATCCGCTGACGTAGCCACCCGGCCCGATCCGCCGCTCAGTGCGTGCGCGGCTCGACGACCGTCGCGCAGCGCTTGCGCTCGACCGTCTTGCGTCTGGCGGCCTTCTTCCGCTGGGCCGGCTTCGTCTTGGCGGCGGCTCTCTGTGCGGCCGACGTCGTGGCGGAGGCTGGGCGCTTCGCGGCGGCGGTCTTGCGTCTGCCGCTCGTCCGCTTGCGCTTCTTCGCGGGGGTGCTTGTCAGTGTGTTCGTGACGCAGCGGGTGCGGGTCACCTGACGGCCGGTCTGATCGCCGCTGCCGCCAGCCCCGGAGGCGCCGGGGCCGCCGGAGCCGCCGGATGAGCCGCCGCCGGCGGCGGCGCCCGTGGCCGGGACGATCGCGGTGCCGGCGAGCCCGATCCGCAGCGTGCCGCCTCCGGTGTCGCTGCCGAGGCTCAACTCGGCCGAGTGCGCGCCGAGCATCACCGGCGCGAAGCGCACCGAGAGCGTGCACGCCTCGCCGCTGCGCAGCACGCGCCGGGAGCAGTCGTCGCCCGTCAGCAGGAAGTCGGCGCTGCCGGTGCCGGAGATGTGCGCGGCGCCGAGCGTCACGTCGCCGTTGCCGGTCGCGGTGACGGTGACCTGGGCGGGCGCGGAGAAGGTCTGCAGACCCTGGGGGGCCGGGAACGCGAGGCCGCTCGCGCTGAGGCTCAACGTACGGACGCGTGCCGCCGCAGCGGCGATGCCGGCGGGGCTCTGCACTCCGTTGATGAAGAGCGGTTCGACGCCGGTGCCGTCGAGCCGCACGCGGCCGATCGCGGCGGCGCCCTGGTCGGTCCAGTACAGGTGGCCGTCGTCGACCGCGAGCGAATGGGCGGACGTGTTCACGAACGCCGGCACGTAGCCGCTGCCGTCGAGTGCGGCGCGACCGATCCGCGCGTTGCCGACGTCGGAGACGTACAGGTGCTGGCCGTCGGTGGCGAGCGCCTGCGGGTTGGCTATGCCGGGCAGGAAGCTCGCATCGGTCCCGACGCCGTTGATCGTCGCCCGCGCGACGCCTCCGCCCGATCGTCCCCAGTAGATGTGGTCGCGCGTGACGGCGATGCCGCGAGTGGCCGCTGCGCCCGCGATGAATCCGGGGTCGATCTCGCTGCCGTCGAGGCGCGCGCGCCCGATCGCCCCGTCACTGGCCTGGGTCCAGTAGAGATGTTCGCCGGCGACGGCGATCCCGGACGGGGCGGTCGCTCTGACGTGATATCGCCGCATCCCACCGCCGTCGGCGTCCATCCGGCTGATCGTGTTGAGGCCGATCTCGGTCCAGTACACGTGTCGTCCGTCGGTCGCAACGCCATTCGGGTTGAAAGCGCTGTCGATGACGCCGCGGTCGACCGTGCTGCCGTCGGCGGACGCGTACCCGATCGACTGCGTTCCCAGCGATCCCCACCAGATGTCCGCGGCAGCCGGAGCTGCGCCGGCCAGTGCTGCCGTCACGATCGCGACGAGCGTCGCGACGAGCGTCCGAGCACGTCTCATATCCGTTCCGTCCTTCCGCGCGAGATCCGCCCGGTTCGAGGTTCCGCCCATGCGAGCGGCCCCGACGACGTCAGGGCAGACCCGTACACCACTAGTCGGCCATGGCCGATCGAGCTTGAGCGCGGTCAGGCGACCGCGCCGCTTGACATAGAGAGTGTCGCGCTTCTAGATTCACTGATCGATCGTTCGATCTGACGAGGGAGATGTGACGGTGCGAAGGACCCTTACGACTCGCAGCCTCTCGATGCTGCTCGCGGTTGGCGGGACGCTCGTCGCGGCCGGCTGCGGCGGCGCTTCCGGTGACGCGCCCGACCAGGCCGACACGGCGCAGGGCGCCAGACCGAGACGCGGTGGCGAGGTGACGATTCTGCGCGCGTCCGACATCGACGGGTGGGACCCGGACAGAGCGATCCAGCTCGCCTCGTTCGAGTCGCTGCCGCAGGTGATGGAGGGGCTCGTGCGCCCGGCGCGGGACGGCAGATCGATCGAGCCCGGCCTGGCGAGCAGCTGGAAGCTCGACCCGCAGGCCAAGACGATCACGTTCACGCTGCGCAGAGGCGTCACGTTCAGCGACGGAACTCCGGTGACGTCGGCCGACGCGGCCTTCTCGGTCGGGCTGTGGCGCAGAGGGCTCTCGATGGGCTCGCTGTACAGAAGCATCACGGGGACTGCGACGCCCGATCCGCGGACGCTCGTCGTCAGACTCGACAAGCCGAGCACGTTCACGCTCACCTGGCTCAGCAACGGCTCCTCGGTCGTCGTCCCGAAGGACTTCGGCGGCAGAAGCCGCACGGCGTTCTTCGCCAGACCGATCGGTGCCGGTCCGTTCGTCGTCGCCGCGTACAGACCGGGCCAGCAGATCGTGCTGGAGCGCAACCCGCGCTACTACGACCGCGCGCGGCCGTACCTCGACCGCATCACCTACGACGTCGTCACCGACCCCAACCAGCAGCTGCTGCGCTTCCAGAGCGGGCAGGCCGACATGATCGAGTCGGTCCCGCTCGACCTCGCGTCCCAGCTCCCGGAGGACCAGCGCGAGGTGCTGCACCCGTCGGCGACGATCCACGGGATCTTCGTCAACGCCGGCAAGGCGCCCGGCTCCGACATCCACTTCCGCCGCGCCGTCAGCCTCGCGGTCGACCGCGCGCGCTACATCGAGGCCGTCTTCGGCGGCATGGCCGTCCCGGCCGAGGGCGGCCTGCCGCCGCTCGTGCAGGGCTCGGTCGGCTGCGGCTGCACCTACGAGACCGGCGTGGAGGAGGCGAAGGCCGAGCTGGCGAAGTCCTCGTACGAGCCCGGCGCGAAGGTCGAGCTGGTGGTCGACGCGACGACGCCGTCGTCCACCCGCGCGGGGGAGACGGCGGCGGCGCAGCTGAGAGCGATCGGCATCGACGTCGACCTGCAGAAGCTCGAGGTGCAGGTGCTCGTCGATCGCCAGATGAAGGGCGAGTACGACCTCTCGCTCGGCGAGGTCAGCAGCGTCTCGCCGACCGTCGGCGACATCTTCGGGCTGATCGTCGCGACGAACGGGCTCTACTCCGGCCTGCCGATGAGAACGATCTCCGACGCGTTCGACAGATTGGAGGTCGCGCAGACCGACGAGCAGCGGGAGGCCGCGACCCGCGTCGCCGAGACCTGGATCCACGACAACCTGCCGTACATCCCGACGGCGTACCCCGATCGGCTGTTCGCCGTCTCCGAGCGCGTGCGAGGCCTCGACGTCACGCCGTTCCTGTGGTACCCGGCCGATCGTCTCTGGGGCGGGTGAGCGGGACCATGTCCGTCGGACGATCGCGCTTCGTCACCGGCCGGCTGTTGCAGGTCGTGCCGGTGCTGGCGGTCCTGCTGTTGATCGTCGTGCTGCTCCAGCAGCTGATGCCCGGCGATCCCGCGCGCGTCGTCGCCGGCCCGCGCGCGACGGTCGAGCAGGTGGAGCAGGTCCGCGCCGACCTGAACCTCGACAGCTCCGTCGCGGCGCAGTTCGGGACCTACGTCTCGAACCTCGCCGACGGCGACGCCGGCAGCTCGAATCGCACCGGCGTCCCGATCACGACGATCGTCGGCGATCGCGTCGGCGTGACGGTGTGGCTGATGGTCGGCGGCCTGATCGTCAGCACGCTGCTGGCGGTGCCCGCGGCGCTGCTGATGGCGCTGCGGCCGCGGTCGCTCCGGGCGCGCGCGTGCGGGCGCGTCCTGACGATCGTGCTCAACTGCCCGGTCTTCTGGGTCGGGCTGATGCTCGCGTCGCTGCTGGCGCTCGGCACCGGCTGGCTGCCGGTCGGCGGCTACGGCGTCGGTTTCGAGGGCCACGTGCGCTCGATGATCCTGCCGTGGCTGACGATCGGCCTCGCCGGCACGCCACTGCTGGCGCGCAGCGCGGCGGCGAGCCTGCGGCAGGTGCTCGCCGCCGACCACGTCACCACAGCCCGCTCGCTCGGGCTCTCCGGCTGGCCGCTGGTGCGCCGCCACCTGCTCCGGAACGCGCTGCCGCCGGCGATCACGCTGCTCGCCTTCCAGGCGTCGGCGATGCTGTTCGGCGCCGTCGTCGTCGAGCAGACGTTCGGGCTGCCCGGCCTCGGCACGGAGCTGATCAGCGCCGCGGCCCAGCGCGACTTCCCCGTCGTCCAGGCGCTGACGCTGATCTTCGGCGCGGCGATCATCACGCTCAACCTGCTCGCCGACCTCGCGGTGGCGCTGCTCGATCCGAGGACGACATGGCAGTGACCGCTCCCGACCCGGCGCCGGCGCTCA encodes:
- a CDS encoding type II toxin-antitoxin system VapC family toxin, encoding MRLLLDTHVVLWQLSGQRQLGDGARAAIAAAEELAFSVVSYAEIGVKAGVGKLTVPDDLDTHVANAGIRMLGLSAAHGLAVAKLPLHHRDPFDRLLIAQAREEGYTLLSADRRVRAYDVPVLDPLT
- a CDS encoding TetR family transcriptional regulator, whose product is MSPVRPTHDAVRPGPRPRLSRAAIIEAALQDGIEDVTMQTVARRLSTSPSALYRYVDSHEELLAAALGELLRRTPLPSAETGWRSLLEAEAALLWDVLTSHAGVALADPHRLETVSTDRMVATVEALQERGLSVEDAVLAVDAVLDLVHDGAAQAARLPDPGTPAPEALRRRLETCPPATRAAIEAIVADPHAHVERKLALILDGLQARLDAQAQP
- a CDS encoding ABC transporter permease; translation: MSVGRSRFVTGRLLQVVPVLAVLLLIVVLLQQLMPGDPARVVAGPRATVEQVEQVRADLNLDSSVAAQFGTYVSNLADGDAGSSNRTGVPITTIVGDRVGVTVWLMVGGLIVSTLLAVPAALLMALRPRSLRARACGRVLTIVLNCPVFWVGLMLASLLALGTGWLPVGGYGVGFEGHVRSMILPWLTIGLAGTPLLARSAAASLRQVLAADHVTTARSLGLSGWPLVRRHLLRNALPPAITLLAFQASAMLFGAVVVEQTFGLPGLGTELISAAAQRDFPVVQALTLIFGAAIITLNLLADLAVALLDPRTTWQ
- a CDS encoding ABC transporter substrate-binding protein, encoding MRRTLTTRSLSMLLAVGGTLVAAGCGGASGDAPDQADTAQGARPRRGGEVTILRASDIDGWDPDRAIQLASFESLPQVMEGLVRPARDGRSIEPGLASSWKLDPQAKTITFTLRRGVTFSDGTPVTSADAAFSVGLWRRGLSMGSLYRSITGTATPDPRTLVVRLDKPSTFTLTWLSNGSSVVVPKDFGGRSRTAFFARPIGAGPFVVAAYRPGQQIVLERNPRYYDRARPYLDRITYDVVTDPNQQLLRFQSGQADMIESVPLDLASQLPEDQREVLHPSATIHGIFVNAGKAPGSDIHFRRAVSLAVDRARYIEAVFGGMAVPAEGGLPPLVQGSVGCGCTYETGVEEAKAELAKSSYEPGAKVELVVDATTPSSTRAGETAAAQLRAIGIDVDLQKLEVQVLVDRQMKGEYDLSLGEVSSVSPTVGDIFGLIVATNGLYSGLPMRTISDAFDRLEVAQTDEQREAATRVAETWIHDNLPYIPTAYPDRLFAVSERVRGLDVTPFLWYPADRLWGG
- a CDS encoding MMPL family transporter, encoding MTLTQPDREAHTRPASRQGVFVRIASFAHRRRWLAVILWVAVLVGVWTVASIAGDDYRNDFALPGTESQQAADVLAEHGAARAGDTVEIVLHDDGGLRDPAVAQRVEAMLDDVAGLPQVGQVHSLYDGEGAISEDGTIGYATVVLETPSEDMPKADTRRIFDTAQEVAGDGLQVELGGDAARRLAEGGTGAAEGVGLLAALVILVLMFGTVVAAGLPIVIALFAVGSTVGVIVVASHVFTIADWTPPVMSLVGLGVGIDYALLIFARYRAELVRGTEPEEATVNAMDAAGRSVCFAGCTVILALLGLVAFGLGSLQGMALSVALTVLVTMVAALTLLPALLGIFGRRFARQFTSRAERRAANGRAPEGTGWRRLAAVVQRRPLVALVAAAVLLGALALPALGMRLGFSDAGSDTPDSTSRQAYDLLSEGFGPGFNGPLLVVTDGGPDGAEPAAAAATRALSDTPGVQAAADPVPTPDGEAATVLVFPASAPQDEETSELVGTLRDDVLPELSAQTGAQYLVGGPTAASEDYAGKISDRLPLFMAIVVGLSVLLLMTVFRSLLIPLKAALLNLLSIGAALGAMTLVFQHGWFGVEPGPIEAYLPVMVFAIVFGLSMDYEIFLISRIHEEWTRSDDDPSHAVREGLAHTGSVITAAGAIMVVIFGAFMLSPERLLQQTGFGMAVAIFVDAVIIRCLIVPAAMQLMGRRAWWLPAPLARLLPEVRLERR
- a CDS encoding type II toxin-antitoxin system Phd/YefM family antitoxin, with the protein product MRVNVGQAKTDLSKLLARVEAGEDIEIARDGVPVARLVRADPVQPGRRFLAAEGSLAGAIEIGEAFELTDAELDEILDDPA
- a CDS encoding ABC transporter substrate-binding protein; its protein translation is MTRLVSTLLALLSAALFVAGCGGGDDARSASTAGSSTTASSAAAADAFPVTVRHAQGTATIPGPPRRVVALGAADVQIARALGAELVGASTNDSSPDGQWLGVDPPLPGSVAKLPAIEPDIERIASLRPDLILITTAQPSYSRLYETLAKIAPVISYRKGLLEDSGDDLTRLIGAALGRSEQAEALIARSGRQLDAFAREHRELEGKRIVFGQHAARTTYLVVAATAPSTVAFERLGMRLPGSLAKLPVQAAPGIAVISEEKLGLLDAADYVVLGVASPAVGRTFLAGPVVSRLGITERGGIRFIDFNEATVLLAPNPAVTGTLLDLLQELLRER
- a CDS encoding RidA family protein, whose translation is MTQDLRPDGHVAAPSASPSYSAAVRKGELILTSGQLGADPHGAPVTFREQAELALERLLESVAALGGSAGTLLKVTAYLAEMDDWPVWDEVWRERLQLDPMPARTTVQVGAFIPPLLIELDCVAYAAGPG
- a CDS encoding choice-of-anchor D domain-containing protein produces the protein MRRARTLVATLVAIVTAALAGAAPAAADIWWGSLGTQSIGYASADGSTVDRGVIDSAFNPNGVATDGRHVYWTEIGLNTISRMDADGGGMRRYHVRATAPSGIAVAGEHLYWTQASDGAIGRARLDGSEIDPGFIAGAAATRGIAVTRDHIYWGRSGGGVARATINGVGTDASFLPGIANPQALATDGQHLYVSDVGNARIGRAALDGSGYVPAFVNTSAHSLAVDDGHLYWTDQGAAAIGRVRLDGTGVEPLFINGVQSPAGIAAAAARVRTLSLSASGLAFPAPQGLQTFSAPAQVTVTATGNGDVTLGAAHISGTGSADFLLTGDDCSRRVLRSGEACTLSVRFAPVMLGAHSAELSLGSDTGGGTLRIGLAGTAIVPATGAAAGGGSSGGSGGPGASGAGGSGDQTGRQVTRTRCVTNTLTSTPAKKRKRTSGRRKTAAAKRPASATTSAAQRAAAKTKPAQRKKAARRKTVERKRCATVVEPRTH
- the sigJ gene encoding RNA polymerase sigma factor SigJ: MAKLDQAGFRCERGVTTARAVLFNGHEHIDDTPAARGRSGMTGMTDREQLLEELRPVSFAIAYRMLGSVSEAEDIVQEALLRVHRALDVSEEGQSPRGLVATVTTRLAINELRSARARRERYVGEWLPEPIITDGRDDPAQHAEMADSLSLALLALLESLSPEQRAVLLLRDVFDYDHAQIARIIGKSPDNVRQLATRARRHVEQRRPRFQTTREEREELARRFFEAAEHGDLAGLEALLAQDVVLTGDGGGKAPALARALRGRSRVARTLINYWTKWASLGDGTTRLQIRPAEINGSPGALALDGSERLIGVVVLDIGRGQIQGVSSIANPDKLAHLGPTGNLGSLLGP
- a CDS encoding siderophore-interacting protein; translated protein: MSGETTSVPARQLLRAAIDERRARLLLTVAGVRAVERVAERFTRVRLQGDGLRAYRDARPADAFKLHLPSAPHAPVPLPTYDERGRARWPAAVGRPATRPFTVVDADPQAGTLAFDVLSQPGGATAGWLDGAMVGDRVSLTGMRTDFVDCDAAEHLLLVGDASALPAVAAIIRSVPARKRLTAVVDLDAADLPLLPAHPRLDVVGAAPGTLAEALRDVALGMPTQVWIGAESEAVRRARRVVLDELRVHPDALHASGYWKRGSDGDAHFDASLERFNVARDAGRDVGDPGLLQQLAFE